A genomic segment from Colletotrichum higginsianum IMI 349063 chromosome 5, whole genome shotgun sequence encodes:
- a CDS encoding Nadp-dependent alcohol dehydrogenase-like protein, translating to MASALPAFPRLVFTVFEPISLVGGFLGAVINPAWFISEQIVGSASSTVPPLPVSDNDRLVALQLGNIYLLMAMVGLAVLNFTSEIKVVRGYLVALWIADIGHIYVCYNVLGLGRFLDVAHWNALTWGNVGVTVRPPTHHPLIPS from the exons ATGGCATCTGCTCTTCCGGCCTTCCCTCGGCTGGTCTTTACCGTCTTCGAGCCCATCTCGCT CGTCGGCGGTTTCCTGGGCGCCGTGATCAACCCGGCTTGGTTCATATCCGAGCAGATCGTGGGGAGCGCCAGCTCCACCGTCCCGCCCTTGCCGGTGTCGGACAACGACCGTCTCGTGGCCCTCCAGCTCGGCAATATCTACCTGCTCATGGCCATGGTTGGGCTTGCGGTGCTGAATTTCACGAGCGAGATCAAGGTCGTACGCGGTTACCTAGTAGCTCTTTGGATAGCGGACATTGGCCACATTTACGTCTGCTATAACGTTCTGGGCCTCGGTCGCTTCCTCGATGTTGCACATTGGAATGCCCTGACCTGGGGCAATGTGGGAGTAACAGTGCGACCGcccacccaccacccactCATCCCTTCATGA
- a CDS encoding MYB DNA-binding domain-containing protein: protein MAYIEPRLIHLLNDATTPQLAHADLPPLRLAFSRPSERPFPLEPDTSHREDQSNGPSLATSHGALPPNAGIIDDGFLVRESRKDDDFALDRVTVNGSTTTHLQLRLLLGEDRDATDSSFSLSKILDEVPDNSKDDTATKKRHRTITAKDDFVQLPQPVKKQKPIQPQVMPAMPPIINGLHEPPPDAALFPPIASNDFNEPESNQLKPIRDFAPAPEEKETERLAETESTSAKNAKANGGKTRKKAMKPRRKWSEAETNHLLLGVNRHGVGKWTDILADPDFNFNDRTAGDLKDRFRTCCPNELRRSNSDPKIASSAVPPTTSTEAKTKAKTGLLSENILIAQEEPILGDQQMTQAELDAFPKMKKSRAHRKKLEDLAELGIHGPFKKSHRRERRPFTDQDDKQILEGLDKYGPAWTKIQRDPRFSLSGRQPTDLRDRVRNKYPSVYAKIEKGLFQPQDGRGSDILEPTVSMSIANNFQSNRPPPMEATLNRSNSKEDLPRWPLSVIDNGELPVVPQAFDFGETTTAAFMGSAGEMDISRLLLDDSQVGSSARYAPDQTSDSMSP from the coding sequence ATGGCCTACATCGAGCCACGCCTCATCCACCTGCTGAACGATGCGACCACGCCGCAGCTCGCTCACGCTGATCTCCCGCCTCTTCGCCTGGCCTTCTCCCGCCCCTCCGAGCGACCTTTTCCCCTCGAGCCTGACACGAGCCATCGCGAAGACCAGTCCAACGGGCCGTCCCTCGCCACCAGCCATGGGGCCCTACCACCCAATGCTGGAATCATCGATGACGGCTTCTTGGTACGGGAATCGAGAAAGGATGATGATTTCGCGTTGGATAGGGTAACGGTTAACGGCTCTACCACTACGCACTTACAACTACGCCTACTCCTTGGCGAAGATCGAGACGCGACAgactcctccttctctctaAGCAAAATTCTAGACGAGGTGCCCGATAACAGCAAAGATGACACGGCCACGAAGAAGAGACACCGCACCATCACTGCCAAGGACGATTTCGTACAACTTCCACAGCCGGTCAAGAAACAAAAACCAATTCAGCCACAGGTCATGCCGGCTATGCCGCCCATCATCAATGGCTTACACGAACCTCCCCCCGATGCTGCTCTCTTCCCGCCAATTGCCTCCAACGACTTTAATGAACCCGAGAGCAATCAACTGAAGCCGATACGAGACTTCGCTCCTGCGCctgaagaaaaagagacagagagactAGCTGAGAccgagtcgacgtcggcaaAGAATGCAAAAGCCAATGGTGGCAAAACCAGAAAGAAGGCCATGAAACCGAGGAGGAAGTggtccgaggccgagacgaaTCACTTGCTTCTTGGGGTTAATCGCCACGGCGTCGGCAAATGGACCGACATCCTTGCGGATCCCGACTTCAACTTCAACGATCGCACTGCGGGCGACCTCAAGGATCGATTCCGTACCTGCTGTCCGAATGAGCTGCGTAGGAGCAACAGTGACCCCAAGATTGCGTCTTCCGCGGTGCCGCCAACGACCTCGACCgaggcgaagacgaaggcgaagacTGGGCTCTTGTCCGAGAACATACTCATTGCCCAGGAAGAGCCCATCTTGGGGGACCAACAGATGACGCAAGCCGAATTGGACGCGTTCcccaagatgaagaagagtcGGGCTCATCGGAAAAAGCTGGAGGACTTGGCCGAGCTGGGCATCCACGGACCGTTCAAAAAGTCTCACAGGCGTGAACGGCGGCCTTTCACAGACCAAGATGATAAACAGATACTCGAAGGACTAGACAAATACGGGCCTGCCTGGACCAAGATTCAGAGAGACCCACGCTTCAGTCTCTCGGGACGGCAACCAACAGATCTCAGAGATAGGGTGCGGAACAAATACCCTAGTGTGTACGCAAAGATTGAGAAAGGCTTGTTTCAACCCCAGGATGGAAGAGGAAGTGATATCCTCGAGCCCACTGTCAGCATGAGCATCGCCAACAATTTCCAGTCGAACAGACCGCCCCCAATGGAGGCGACATTGAACCGGAGCAATTCCAAGGAGGATTTGCCCAGATGGCCACTATCTGTCATTGATAATGGGGAATTGCCCGTTGTCCCTCAGGCCTTTGACTTTGGCGAAACGACAACAGCCGCGTTTATGGGCAGCGCGGGTGAGATGGACATCTCTCGTCTGTTGTTGGACGACTCGCAGGTTGGAAGCTCGGCGCGGTATGCGCCTGATCAGACATCTGACTCGATGTCGCCCTGA
- a CDS encoding 40S ribosomal protein S4 — MGKGLKKHQKRLSAPSHWLLDKLSGTYAPRPSAGPHKLRDCLPLIVFLRNRLKYALNFRETRSILMQRLIKVDGKVRTDITYPAGFMDVITIEKTGENFRLIYDTKGRFTVHRIQAEEAEYKLGKVKRVQLGRGGIPFLVTHDARTIRYPDPLIKVNDTVKIDLKTGKIQDFIKFDTGSIAMVTGGRNMGRVGVITHRERHDGGFNIVHIKDAIDNTFATRESNVFVIGSEKPWISLPKSKGVKLTIAEERDRRRANALAGN, encoded by the exons ATGGGCAAGGGACT CAAGAAGCACCAGAAGCGCCTTAGCGCGCCTTCGCACTGGCTCCTGGACAAGCTGTCCGGAACCTACGCGCCCCGCCCCTCGGCCGGTCCTCACAAGCTCCGCGACTGCCTGCCGctcatcgtcttcctgcGCAACCGTCTCAAGTACGCGCTCAACTTCCGCGAGACCAGGTCCATCCTGATGCAGCGCCTcatcaaggtcgacggcaagGTCCGCACCGACATCACCTACCCCGCCGGCTTCATGGACGTCATCACCAtcgagaagacgggcgagaACTTCCGTCTCATCTACGACACCAAGGGCCGCTTCACCGTCCACCGGAtccaggccgaggaggccgagtACAAGCTCGGCAAGGTCAAGcgcgtccagctcggccgcGGTGGAATCCCATTCTTGGTCACGCACGATGCGAGAAC CATCCGCTACCCTGACCCCCTCATCAAGGTCAACGACACCGTCAAGATCGACCTGAAGACTGGCAAGATCCAGGACTTCATCAAGTTCGACACTGGCTCCATTGCCATGGTCACCGGTGGTCGCAACATGGGTCGTGTCGGTGTCATCACTCACCGTGAGCGTCACGACGGAGGTTTCAACATCGTCCACATCAAGGACGCCATTGACAACACCTTCGCCACCCGCGAGTCCaacgtcttcgtcatcggcTCTGAGAAGCCCTGGATCTCCCTGCCCAAGAGCAAGGGTGTCAAGCTCACCATCGCTGAGGAGCgtgaccgccgccgcgccaaCGCCCTCGCTGGCAACTAA
- a CDS encoding Glycolate oxidase, giving the protein MSVACMSARYSARPFLGQGLRTQLVPSATRAVRSFSATTARRSGTRTNTDGSVNTAQGGWSGKSVLAVALATGTVGWGLANSVKDNSASSGFLPLGGGLLSTDGQSRPINYATMAEMEQALKEIRQELSGEDIISTDPEDLHAHGYSEWSSTNPDGLPVAVAYPRSTEQVSAIARVCFKYNVPIIPYSGGSSLEGNFSAPYGGISVDFAFMDQILSFNKDDMDIVVQPSIGWQDLNEKLAKMESGLFFPIDPGKKGINAVFLVPRSRWLTYRKGPSAKIGGMVGTNCSGTNAVRYGTMKDWVINLTVVLADGTVVKTRRRPRKSSAGYNLNSLFVGSEGTLGLVTEATLKLAVVPEDFSVAVVTFPSIRDAAAAAAEVMRNGIPVAAMEIMDEVQMKVVNMGGATAPRVWQELPTLFFKFSGTKAGVKENIGLVQKITKGHKGGNFEFAKDSLEQKLLWSARKESLWSMLALRKEGEEVWSTDVAVPFSRLADLIEISKKEMDDMGLFASILGHIGDGNFHESIIYNRTNPEEREKVEKCVHNMVKRAIDMEGTCTGEHSIGWGKKESLLLEVGPDTLDVMRSIKRALDPKWIMNPGKIIDIPEGSRTNLSV; this is encoded by the exons ATGTCCGTCGCCTGCATGTCGGCCAGATATTCTGCGAGGCCCTTTTTGGGCCAAGGCTTGAGGACCCAACTCGTGCCGTCTGCCACCCGTGCTGTTCGGAGCTTCTCGGCAACGACCGCTCGACGGAGCGGCACCCGAACCAACACCGACGGTTCAGTCAACACCGCGCAAGGAGGCTGGAGCGGAAAGTCGGTGTTGGCGGTGGCATTAGCCACGGGGACTGTCGGATGGGGTCTCGCCAATTCGGTCAAAGACAATTCCGCCAGTTCGGGCTTTCTTCCACTGGGTGGCGGGCTGCTCTCCACGGATGGCCAATCTCGCCCGATAAACTACGCcaccatggccgagatggagcaG GCCCTGAAGGAAATTCGACAGGAGCTGAGCGGCGAGGACATCATCTCCACAGATCCGGAAGACTTGCACGCACACGGGTATTCCGAATGGTCGTCGACCAACCCTGACGGTCTGCCAGTTGCCGTCGCATACCCCCGCTCAACAGAGCAGGTGTCGGCAATTGCCCGGGTGTGCTTCAAGTATAACGTTCCCATCATCCCTTACTCGGGAGGCTCCAGTCTGGAAGGGAACTTTTCGGCGCCTTACGGGGGAATCAGTGTCGACTTCGCCTTCATGGACCAGATTCTCTCGTTCAATAAGGATGACATGGACATTGTCGTACAGCCTAGCATCGGATGGCAGGATTTGAACGAGAAGCTCGCCAAGATGGAGAGCggtctcttcttccccatTGACCCAGGTAAGAAAGGGATCAACGCCGTGTTTCTGGTACCGAGATCTCGATGGCTGACCTATAGGAAAGGCCCAAGTGCGAAGATTGGCGGAATGGTCGGTACCAACTGCTCGGGAACCAATGCGGTTAGATACGGCACCATGAAAGACTGGGTAATCAACCTCACTGTTGTGTTGGCAGACGGCACCGTGGTCAAGACGcgacgacgcccgaggaAGTCGTCTGCTGGCTACAATCTCAACAGTCTGTTTGTTGGTTCCGAAGGAACACTGGGACTTGTTACTGAAG CGACGCTCAAGCTCGCGGTGGTTCCTGAGGACTTCTCGGTTGCAGTGGTGACGTTCCCGAGCATTAGGGATgccgcggcagcagcagcagaagtGATGCGGAACGGCATCCCCGTGGCGGCCATGGAAATCATGGACGAGGTCCAGATGAAGGTTGTCAACATGGGCGGTGCAACGGCCCCCCGTGTTTGGCAGGAACTTCCGACGTTGTTCTTCAAATTCTCGGGTaccaaggccggcgtcaAAGAGAATATTGGTCTCGTCCAGAAGATTACCAAGGGCCACAAAGGTGGGAACTTCGAGTTCGCCAAGGACTCCCTGGAGCAGAAGTTGCTGTGGTCTGCCCGTAAAGAGTCCCTGTGGTCCATGTTGGCACTGAGaaaggaaggagaagaagttt GGAGTACGGATGTTGCGGTTCCCTTCAGCCGCCTGGCTGATCTGATCGAGATCAgcaagaaggagatggacgaCATGGGCCTTTTTGCGAGCATCCTGGGCCACATTGGCGACGGAAATTTTCATGAGAGCATCATCTACAACCGGACGAATCCCGAAGAGCGGGAGAAGGTTGAAAAATGCGTTCACAACATGGTGAAGCGGGCAATCGACATGGAGGGAACGTGTACCGGCGAGCATTCGATCGGTTGGGGCAAGAAAGAGTCACTTCTCCTCGAAGTTGGCCCCGACACTCTCGACGTGATGAGGTCGATCAAGCGCGCGCTGGATCCAAAGTGGATCATGAACCCTGGCAAGATCATCGACATTCCCGAAGGCTCGAGAACGAACTTGAGCGTCTAG
- a CDS encoding RNA-dependent RNA polymerase, producing the protein MEATETEPWRTWPDFTIKIHRLPSTVSLAELYNSFTKHGNISLLEIGEDRNGNRDGFALIRFEPPPQLNFWSSRAHTIKYGQDKSAQVSLSVFKTPHQRYEGLSKSPANPDIWFKSKMSLQADRLDFGSQLQEEEMIVLRSVTDSVRIDFNLRKKNLTIYFDTSTRDRAQKHAVQNQGEIGEEEYDNCVTHHKCIVDFSRLKGVIRANDGNGMALVIPLELPPMFWTKANRKKREMMAVGRSSWGNLDMWERRTIILDDEQHTREFPVTLQYDFDQPDFINIGRWTTFRFIMKKAENAVDNVLEALQAHNVATTFLDRFGAVPSRSALLSTLCQPTTSKFGKPSTNHSLLSLAPLSLAPASDDLKFEVFYQLEVCISRGVLSEYAITQEFVNQLHRMDKNRAKWMLEYFADQGARVWNPMEMFKNEEARFFFPNASMPYYCTTIRKVIVTPSTMHFCSPSVEASNRVLRKYSSHQDRFIRVQFTDELYKGKIYNDAGDEVFDRIYRALKRGIKIGNRIYEFLAFGNSQIRECAVYFFCPTDYVTCDDIRKWMGEFNHIKNVAKYAARIGQCFSTTREIRGITVPRIEQAKDIQRGEYCFSDGVGKISKLLAEMVVNEMGQEAVGIPSAFQFRMGGCKGMLAVWPDAKGLEVHIRPSQEKFKAQFNGLEIIKSAQYSVATLNRQTITILTTLGVKSEPILKLAKQQIQNYEKAMDDQVAATGLLGKYIDENMTSLTIKDLVCWGFMDKEVQEPFVLTILNLWRIWSMKLLKEKARVIIEQSAFLLGCLDETGILRGHSKATEGKTTRNIHDLPQIFLQIPNSEDGKHYCVTGVCIVGRNPSLHPGDIRVVEAVDVPTLHHLKNVVVFPSIGDRDVPSMLSGGDLDGDDFFVIWNPDLIPREWHHPPMNYIAPRAKVLRRGFVKVSDLRTFFVRYIQNDCLALVATAHLALADHSRVGAKDHRCLKLAELHSKAVDYVKTADPAKFPPDLHPKAWPHFMNRRCTYRSSSALGQIYDMIQDQSLNPLYGNKFDTRILTRFPLSDEILRKARKVKTQYDTSLRRLMSHRDVQTEFEAWTGFVLSKPRVGSDYKQHEDIGRESSALKQRYREICYKEAGSRHYDDFAPFVAAMYKVTEEQVNAALAKEYEDEEHKRHSMPLTSFPWIFHWIMGRIATGHVKITPTVDPQAQPMTKKSFPIRRAEGDTAQQETQLDDGRVVHRGELLEVFGSPTKEDDNKVLQPPEGVDTTGGDEIHVEEEESAMDAMDRLMSGAMA; encoded by the exons ATGGAAGCTACTGAGACCGAGCCATGGCGGACTTGGCCGGATTTCACCATCAAGATCCATCGCCTTCCCTCCACTGTTAGTCTGGCTGAACTATACAACTCTTTCACAAAACATGGCAACATTTCACTGCTCGAGATCGGCGAGGACCGCAATGGAAACCGAGACGGATTCGCCTTGATCCGTTTTGAGCCCCCGCCCCAGCTCAACTTCTGGTCTTCCAGAGCCCACACTATTAAGTATGGCCAAGACAAAAGCGCACAGGTTTCTCTCAGTGTCTTCAAGACGCCTCATCAGAGATACGAGGGTTTGAGTAAGAGCCCAGCCAACCCCGACATCTGGTTCAAGTCCAAGATGTCCTTGCAAGCTGATCGATTGGATTTTGGCTCGCAactccaagaagaagagatgATAGTGCTGAGGTCTGTCACGGACAGTGTACGCATCGACTTCAATCTCCGGAAAAAAAACCTCACCATCTATTTCGATACTTCCACTCGGGATCGAGCACAGAAACATGCGGTCCAAAACCAGGGCGAAATAGGCGAGGAGGAGTACGACAACTGCGTTACTCACCACAAATGCATCGTAGATTTTTCTCGCCTCAAGGGAGTCATTCGAGCCAACGATGGAAACGGCATGGCATTGGTCATACCGCTGGAGCTCCCCCCTATGTTTTGGACCAAGGCCAACAGAAAAAAGCGTGAGATGATGGCCGTAGGGAGGTCTTCGTGGGGTAACCTGGATATGTGGGAGCGTCGAACCATCATACTCGACGATGAGCAGCATACTCGAGAGTTCCCCGTGACTCTGCAATACGACTTCGACCAGCCGGACTTCATCAACATTGGCCGTTGGACCACCTTTCGATTCATTATGAAGAAGGCCGAAAACGCAGTCGACAATGTACTGGAGGCACTACAGGCCCATAACGTTGCCACTACATTCCTGGACCGATTTGGAGCTGTGCCTTCTCGCTCTGCGCTGCTCAGCACACTTTGCCAACCTACAACTTCAAAGTTCGGCAAGCCGTCCACAAATCATTCGCTGTTGTCTCTCGCACCTCTGTCCCTCGCCCCGGCATCCGATGATCTGAAATTCGAGGTCTTCTATCAGCTAGAAGTCTGCATCTCTCGCGGCGTTCTCTCTGAGTATGCCATCACTCAGGAGTTCGTCAATCAGCTACATCGCATGGACAAGAACCGAGCAAAGTGGATGCTTGAATACTTTGCAGATCAAGGAGCGAGGGTATGGAACCCGATGGAAATGTTTAAAAATGAAGAGGCCCGGTTCTTCTTTCCAAATGCCAGCATGCCGTACTACTGCACCACTATTCGGAAAGTCATCGTCACACCATCGACCATGCATTTCTGCTCCCCAAGTGTAGAAGCATCGAACAGAGTTCTTCGAAAATACAGCTCTCATCAAGACCGCTTCATCAGGGTCCAATTCACGGATGAGCTGTATAAAGGCAAAATATACAATGACGCCGGTGATGAGGTCTTCGACAGGATCTACCGCGCCTTGAAGCGCGGCATCAAGATTGGCAATCGCATCTACGAATTCTTGGCCTTTGGAAATTCGCAGATTCGGGAGTGCGCGGTTTACTTTTTTTGCCCAACGGACTATGTTACTTGTGACGATATTCGGAAATGGATGGGCGAATTCAACCACATCAAAAACGTCGCAAAATATGCCGCTCGCATTGGTCAGTGCTTCTCGACAACAAGGGAGATACGCGGAATTACTGTTCCTCGCATCGAACAAGCCAAAGACATCCAAAGGGGCGAATACTGTTTCAGCGACGGCGTGGGCAAGATTTCGAAACTCCTAGCAGAGATGGTAGTTAACGAGATGGGCCAGGAAGCAGTCGGCATACCGTCTGCTTTCCAGTTCCGCATGGGCGGCTGCAAAGGCATGCTGGCCGTCTGGCCCGATGCAAAGGGACTCGAAGTACATATTCGACCTTCCCAAGAAAAGTTCAAGGCGCAGTTCAACGGATTGGAAATCATCAAGTCTGCACAGTACTCGGTTGCCACCCTGAACCGACAGACGATTACTATTCTTACCACTCTCGGCGTTAAGAGCGAACCCATCTTGAAGCTTGCCAAACAGCAGATTCAGAACTACGAGAAGGCCATGGATGATCAGGTTGCGGCTACAGGTCTGCTGGGCAAGTACATCGACGAGAACATGACTTCCTTGACGATCAAGGATCTCGTCTGCTGGGGTTTCATGGACAAGGAGGTGCAAGAGCCGTTTGTTCTTACGATCTTGAACCTCTGGCGAATCTGGTCCATGAAGCTGCTAAAGGAGAAGGCTCGGGTGATTATTGAACAGAGCGCTTTCCTTCTCGGATGCCTCGATGAAACGGGAATACTGCGAGGTCACTCGAAGGCCACCGAGGGGAAGACCACGCGAAACATTCATGACCTTCCCCAGATATTCCTGCAGATTCCGAACTCCGAAGACGGAAAACACTATTGCGTCACTGGAGTATGCATTGTCGGGCGCAATCCGTCACTTCATCCCGGTGATATCCGAGTTGTGGAAGCGGTCGACGTTCCCACTCTCCATCACCTCAAGAACGTTGTAGTGTTTCCTAGCATTGGCGACAGAGATGTGCCCAGCATGCTTTCAGGAGGAGAcctggacggcgacgacttTTTTGTGATCTGGAACCCTGATCTCATTCCTCGAGAATGGCATCATCCGCCAATGAACTACATCGCGCCGAGGGCCAAGGTGCTGAGGCGCGGGTTCGTCAAAGTATCTGATCTAAGAACATTCTTCGTTCGGTACATCCAGAACGACTGCCTGGCTTTAGTTGCAACTGCGCATCTGGCGCTGGCTGACCACTCCAGAGTAGGAGCCAAAGATCACAGAT GCCTGAAGCTGGCAGAGCTTCATTCTAAGGCGGTCGACTATGTCAAAACAGCGGACCCAGCCAAATTCCCGCCAGACCTACATCCCAAGGCATGGCCTCACTTCATGAATCGGAGATGTACCTACAGGTCATCAAGCGCTCTTGGACAGATATATGACATGATTCAAGACCAGTCTCTCAACCCTCTCTACGGAAATAAATTCGACACGAGAATCTTGACCCGTTTCCCTCTCTCAGACGAGATCCTCCGAAAGGCGCGCAAGGTCAAAACCCAATACGACACCTCTTTGCGTCGCCTCATGAGCCATCGCGACGTCCAGACCGAGTTCGAAGCCTGGACCGGCTTTGTGCTCTCCAAACCACGTGTTGGCAGCGACTACAAGCAGCACGAGGACATTGGCCGGGAGTCGTCAGCGCTCAAACAACGATACCGCGAGATTTGCTACAAGGAGGCTGGCAGCAGGCACTACGACGACTTTGCCCCGTTCGTGGCTGCCATGTACAAAGTCACCGAGGAACAGGTTAACGCAGCCCTTGCGAAGGAGTacgaagacgaggaacaCAAGAGACATTCGATGCCCCTGACCAGTTTTCCGTGGATCTTCCACTGGATCATGGGCCGTATTGCCACTGGACACGTCAAGATCACCCCGACCGTCGACCCTCAGGCCCAGCCCATGACGAAGAAGTCTTTCCCCATTCGCCGCGCTGAGGGAGACACAGCACAACAGGAGACTCAGCTGGACGACGGAAGAGTGGTTCACCGGGGCGAGCTCTTGGAGGTGTTTGGGAGCCCCACGAAGGAGGATGACAACAAGGTCTTACAGCCACCCGAGGGCGTCGATACTACTGGTGGAGATGAGATACatgttgaggaggaggagagtgCTATGGATGCCATGGACCGACTGATGAGCGGCGCCATGGCCTAG